From Amycolatopsis sp. YIM 10, the proteins below share one genomic window:
- a CDS encoding TlpA disulfide reductase family protein, which translates to MSVLIAGVVLAGLLCLLDLVLTLGVIKRLREHTELLARANSPRTALAPGERVGEFATSTLDGRRLAQADLGAETLVAFFSPTCEPCEEKIPGFLDFAREFPGGRDRVLAVVVGDPAEANWRVEDFFDVARVVVEPAEGAVSTAFGVRGFPSVLITGPGPDGVPVVTTDDVRLTAPATA; encoded by the coding sequence GTGTCCGTGCTGATCGCCGGCGTTGTGCTCGCCGGCCTGCTCTGCCTGCTCGATCTGGTCCTCACCCTCGGGGTGATCAAGCGCCTGCGCGAGCACACCGAACTGCTCGCCCGCGCGAACAGTCCCCGCACCGCACTCGCGCCGGGCGAGCGGGTCGGCGAGTTCGCCACTTCCACTTTGGACGGACGCCGGCTGGCTCAGGCCGACCTCGGCGCCGAAACGCTGGTCGCGTTCTTCTCCCCCACCTGCGAACCGTGCGAGGAGAAGATTCCCGGCTTTCTCGATTTCGCCCGCGAATTTCCGGGCGGCCGTGATCGCGTGCTCGCGGTTGTCGTCGGCGACCCCGCCGAAGCGAACTGGCGGGTCGAAGACTTCTTCGACGTGGCGCGGGTGGTCGTCGAACCGGCCGAAGGCGCGGTGAGCACGGCGTTCGGTGTCCGCGGTTTCCCCTCCGTGCTGATCACCGGCCCCGGCCCCGACGGTGTGCCGGTGGTGACCACGGACGACGTGCGGCTGACCGCACCGGCCACGGCATGA
- a CDS encoding S26 family signal peptidase — translation MRVLALAVLAAALVAHRKLVLVTVRGQSMEPTYREGDRVLVRRGARLVPGRVVVLASPPGTVDQGWLIKRIAATAGDPVPDRLAGLTGNRVPAGKLVLLGDNPEVSLDSREIGYFPADHVLGAVIGSTGSRRPGPGRQPKG, via the coding sequence ATGCGCGTGCTGGCGCTCGCGGTGCTGGCCGCGGCCTTGGTGGCGCACCGGAAGCTGGTGCTGGTCACCGTGCGCGGGCAGAGCATGGAGCCCACCTACCGGGAGGGCGACCGGGTGCTGGTCCGCCGGGGCGCCCGGCTGGTGCCCGGCCGGGTCGTGGTGCTGGCGTCCCCGCCCGGCACGGTGGACCAGGGCTGGCTGATCAAGCGGATCGCCGCCACCGCCGGGGATCCCGTCCCCGACCGGCTCGCCGGGCTGACCGGCAACCGGGTGCCCGCCGGGAAACTGGTGCTGCTGGGCGACAATCCCGAAGTCAGCCTGGATTCCAGGGAGATCGGCTACTTCCCGGCCGATCACGTGCTCGGCGCGGTGATCGGCTCCACCGGATCGCGGAGGCCCGGCCCCGGCCGCCAGCCGAAAGGATGA
- a CDS encoding MauE/DoxX family redox-associated membrane protein, whose amino-acid sequence MTQYWHVGIRCAIGLVFLVSSVGKVAGRNAFTAFTDSARRLGSLPASLAGPVAAAVVAAEFAVWILLVLPGTTAPVAGLLLAVVLLLGFAVAALRAIRRGVGTPCRCFGGSATPLGPRHVVRNVLLAAAAVTAVTAAPARLPAQPGALAMALFAGLLAGGLIVLLDDLVGLFAKTAGLR is encoded by the coding sequence ATGACCCAGTACTGGCACGTCGGGATCCGCTGCGCGATCGGGCTCGTTTTCCTGGTGTCCTCGGTCGGCAAGGTGGCCGGCCGGAACGCCTTCACCGCGTTCACCGATTCCGCGCGGCGCCTGGGTTCCCTGCCAGCTTCGCTGGCCGGTCCGGTGGCGGCGGCCGTGGTGGCGGCCGAGTTCGCGGTGTGGATCCTGCTGGTGCTGCCGGGAACGACGGCACCGGTTGCCGGGCTCCTGCTCGCCGTGGTGCTGCTGCTCGGTTTCGCGGTCGCCGCGCTGCGGGCGATCCGCCGGGGCGTCGGCACCCCCTGCCGCTGCTTCGGTGGCTCCGCGACGCCGCTCGGCCCCCGGCACGTCGTGCGCAACGTCCTGCTCGCGGCCGCCGCCGTCACCGCTGTCACCGCCGCTCCCGCGCGCCTTCCGGCGCAGCCGGGCGCGCTGGCGATGGCCCTGTTCGCCGGTCTGCTGGCCGGTGGCCTGATCGTCCTGCTCGACGACCTGGTCGGGCTCTTCGCGAAGACCGCTGGTCTCCGCTGA
- a CDS encoding ABC transporter ATP-binding protein: MSEHPLLRRVPAVWSLAAGTAPGLLVAHVAVALTTGALPVAIAWLTKLLLDALSTGGPVLGPVLGLALAGLAAGVAPHVTRYLKAELDRRVELVAQDRLFGAVERFTGLRRFEDPEFLDRLRLARQSGSNTADQAVDGVLGIGAALLTVGGFAGSLSLISPWLAVLVLSAGVPTLIAEIALSRRRARMLWEIGPAERREIFYSDLLSTVEAAKEVRLFGIGPFLRGRMRGEREETNAAKRAVDRREALTQAALGLLAALVAGSGLGWAASAAARGEFSVGDVTVFAAAVAGVQLAVAGLANELARTHHALLLFGHYQEVLTAAPDLPTATRPRRIGPLREGIELRDVWFRYSDEHPWVLRGVSLHLPHGTNLALVGLNGAGKSTLVSLLCRFYDPCAGSIRWDGVDLREFDIAELRHRIGAVFQDYMEYDLTVAENIGLGDLTALDDPARVRAAAERAGVHQRVTELPDGYRTLLSRTFFAESEKDDPVSGVLLSGGQWQRLALARAFLRDRRDLMILDEPAAGLDAVAEHEIHHALRHHRRGRTSVLISHRLGALRSADRIAVLHEGRVAEEGTHAELLTAGGQYATLYRLQAAGYQEPAALGGN, from the coding sequence ATGAGCGAGCACCCGCTGCTCCGGCGGGTTCCGGCGGTCTGGTCGCTGGCCGCCGGAACGGCGCCGGGCCTGCTGGTGGCCCACGTCGCGGTGGCGCTCACCACGGGCGCGCTGCCGGTCGCGATCGCGTGGCTGACCAAGCTGCTGCTGGACGCGCTGTCCACCGGCGGTCCGGTGCTGGGTCCGGTGCTGGGCCTCGCGCTGGCGGGGCTGGCCGCCGGGGTGGCGCCCCACGTGACGCGGTACCTGAAGGCCGAGCTGGACCGGCGGGTGGAACTGGTGGCGCAGGACCGGTTGTTCGGCGCGGTGGAGCGGTTCACCGGCCTTCGCCGGTTCGAGGACCCGGAGTTCCTCGACCGGCTGCGCCTGGCCAGGCAGTCCGGGTCGAACACGGCCGACCAGGCCGTCGACGGGGTGCTGGGCATCGGTGCCGCCCTGCTCACCGTCGGCGGCTTCGCCGGGTCGCTGTCGCTGATCAGCCCGTGGCTGGCGGTGCTGGTGCTCTCGGCCGGGGTGCCGACCCTGATCGCGGAGATCGCGTTGTCCCGGCGGCGGGCGCGGATGCTGTGGGAGATCGGGCCCGCCGAGCGGCGCGAGATCTTCTACAGCGATCTGCTGTCCACTGTGGAGGCGGCGAAGGAGGTCCGGCTGTTCGGCATCGGCCCCTTCCTGCGCGGCCGGATGCGCGGCGAACGCGAGGAGACCAACGCGGCCAAGCGCGCGGTCGACCGGCGGGAGGCGCTGACCCAGGCCGCGCTCGGCCTGCTCGCCGCGCTGGTCGCCGGGAGCGGTCTCGGCTGGGCGGCGAGCGCGGCCGCCCGCGGTGAGTTCTCCGTCGGGGACGTCACCGTGTTCGCGGCCGCGGTTGCCGGGGTGCAGCTCGCGGTCGCCGGGCTGGCCAACGAACTGGCCCGCACCCACCACGCGCTGCTGCTGTTCGGGCACTACCAGGAGGTGCTCACCGCGGCACCGGACCTGCCAACCGCCACCCGGCCGCGCCGGATCGGCCCGCTGCGTGAGGGGATCGAGCTGCGCGACGTCTGGTTCCGGTACTCCGACGAGCACCCGTGGGTGCTGCGCGGGGTGTCGCTGCACCTTCCGCACGGCACCAATCTGGCGCTGGTTGGCCTGAACGGGGCCGGGAAGTCCACTTTGGTCAGCCTGCTCTGCCGCTTCTACGACCCGTGCGCCGGCTCGATCCGCTGGGACGGGGTGGACCTCAGGGAGTTCGACATCGCCGAGCTGCGCCACCGGATCGGCGCGGTGTTCCAGGACTACATGGAGTACGACCTCACCGTGGCCGAGAACATCGGCCTCGGTGACCTGACCGCGCTCGACGATCCCGCCCGCGTCCGCGCGGCGGCCGAGCGCGCCGGGGTGCACCAGCGCGTCACCGAACTGCCCGACGGCTACCGGACCCTGCTGTCCAGGACCTTCTTCGCCGAGTCCGAAAAGGACGATCCGGTGTCCGGGGTGCTGCTCTCCGGCGGCCAGTGGCAGCGGCTGGCGCTGGCCCGCGCGTTCCTGCGGGACCGCCGCGACCTGATGATCCTCGACGAACCCGCCGCCGGGCTCGACGCCGTGGCCGAGCACGAGATCCACCACGCGCTGCGGCACCACCGGCGTGGCCGGACCAGCGTGCTGATCTCCCACCGGCTCGGCGCCCTCCGCTCGGCGGACCGCATCGCCGTGCTCCACGAAGGCCGGGTCGCCGAAGAGGGCACGCACGCCGAACTGCTCACCGCCGGTGGGCAGTACGCCACGCTGTACCGGTTGCAGGCGGCCGGTTACCAGGAGCCCGCGGCGCTGGGAGGGAACTGA
- a CDS encoding BTAD domain-containing putative transcriptional regulator — MAAEFSLLGAIEARENGRPIALGHARQRQVLAVLLVEADRQVPVGRLVDRVWGERPTKSVQATLYSYLSRLRQALSPLTPAASIERGPDGYLLAVDPGTVDLHRFRSLTARARAAENGQAMALFEQALALWRGEPFATVDSPWFNGLREALHRERFAAELELNDLRLRCGRTGEVVTACSTALAAQPFNERLAGQLMLALYRSGRTADALACYERTRRHLAGELGVDPGEALTRLHLGILSADPALATPDTHEDADAGPGSPVGVRAWSPPALLPAGVPDFTGRPGESAVLREELTGRAGVTVIAGMGGVGKTALAVHAAHQVAEAYPDGQLWANLRGVEASPLKPGDVLARFLRAFGVADRAIPAEPAERAELYRTLLAGRKVLVLLDNAASEEQVRPLLPGTPTSAVVITSRARLSALEGARRIDLDVFTTDEAVGLLASVAGAHRVHSEAEDAHEIVGLCGALPLGVRIAGARLAARPAWRLAHLAAQLRDARLDRLATGDLAVRASLTLSYRGLEERERRLFRLLGLFEVPDFPAWLAATVLDCPVDEATEHAEALVDAHLLSVSGTDPAGQYRYRFHDLVRLFAAERAEAEEPEDERRRVLSRGLGGWLALAERMAAKIPGPCYASISGNAVRPPSEHVLRGFRDEWADTWFDAERAALLSAVRQACRLRDAELAFDLAGCLEKYFDLRGMYADWAKLNTEVMAVCRGTGNRLGEAVMLRGLLDVTTWITDGRDGNAMARLHAEALRLLEMFTRLGHERGMSDAAVMCAWSFTATGAHTEAVAMAERALHLAAGSDHLGGRIRAELALAVAHFQNRRVDVAISHADHALDHARVLGNPRCVATALQFAGIGHRELGNFDTSRRMLEESLAISRRYRDNYTEVLTLLALARLHFQRGDPEAVPTVKASLALSREYRMTHHLAEALELLGELELAAGDPAGAVPHLEESVALWRTRGWHSFLATALTALGKAYSSTDPRAAVAAFDEARALFDQAGDPGKAAELGQLAERAGA; from the coding sequence ATGGCGGCGGAGTTCTCCTTGCTGGGGGCGATCGAGGCGCGCGAGAACGGGCGGCCGATCGCGCTCGGGCACGCCAGGCAGCGCCAGGTGCTGGCCGTATTGCTGGTGGAGGCGGATCGCCAGGTTCCGGTCGGCCGATTGGTCGACCGGGTGTGGGGCGAACGGCCGACAAAGAGCGTGCAGGCGACGCTCTACAGCTACCTTTCCCGGCTGCGCCAGGCGCTTTCCCCGCTCACGCCGGCCGCGAGCATCGAGCGCGGGCCGGACGGTTATCTGCTCGCGGTCGATCCCGGCACCGTCGACCTGCACCGGTTCCGCTCACTGACCGCCCGTGCCCGCGCCGCCGAAAACGGCCAGGCCATGGCCCTGTTCGAGCAGGCACTGGCCCTGTGGCGGGGGGAGCCGTTCGCCACCGTGGATTCCCCCTGGTTCAACGGCCTGCGGGAGGCGTTGCACCGCGAGCGGTTCGCCGCGGAACTCGAGCTGAACGATCTCCGGTTGCGATGCGGCCGCACCGGCGAAGTGGTGACGGCCTGCAGCACGGCGCTGGCGGCGCAGCCGTTCAACGAACGCTTGGCCGGGCAATTGATGCTCGCCCTGTACCGCAGCGGCCGCACCGCCGACGCGCTGGCCTGCTACGAACGCACCCGCCGCCACCTCGCCGGGGAACTGGGCGTCGATCCCGGTGAAGCGCTGACCCGGCTGCACCTCGGCATCCTGAGTGCCGATCCCGCGCTCGCCACCCCCGACACGCACGAGGACGCGGATGCCGGGCCGGGATCACCGGTGGGTGTTCGCGCGTGGTCGCCGCCCGCGCTGCTCCCGGCGGGTGTCCCGGATTTCACCGGCCGCCCCGGCGAATCGGCGGTCCTGCGGGAGGAGTTGACCGGGCGCGCCGGGGTCACGGTGATCGCCGGAATGGGCGGCGTCGGCAAGACGGCGCTCGCGGTGCACGCGGCACACCAGGTGGCGGAGGCCTATCCCGACGGGCAGCTGTGGGCGAACCTGCGCGGGGTGGAGGCGTCGCCGCTGAAACCCGGTGACGTGCTCGCGCGGTTCCTGCGTGCGTTCGGGGTGGCGGACCGGGCGATCCCGGCCGAGCCCGCCGAGCGGGCGGAGTTGTACCGCACACTGCTGGCCGGGCGGAAAGTGCTGGTGCTGCTGGACAACGCGGCCTCGGAGGAGCAGGTCAGGCCGTTGCTGCCGGGTACCCCGACCAGTGCCGTGGTGATCACCAGCCGGGCCAGGCTGAGCGCGCTCGAAGGCGCTCGGCGGATCGATCTCGACGTGTTCACCACCGACGAAGCGGTGGGACTGCTCGCCAGTGTGGCCGGTGCGCACCGCGTGCACTCCGAGGCCGAAGACGCTCACGAGATCGTCGGCCTGTGCGGTGCGCTCCCGCTCGGGGTGCGGATCGCGGGCGCGCGGCTGGCCGCCCGTCCGGCCTGGCGGCTTGCCCACCTGGCCGCCCAACTCCGCGACGCGCGCCTGGACCGGCTGGCCACCGGTGATCTGGCGGTACGGGCCTCGCTCACCTTGAGCTATCGAGGGCTCGAAGAGCGCGAGCGGCGGTTGTTCCGCCTGCTGGGCTTGTTCGAGGTGCCGGACTTCCCGGCCTGGCTGGCCGCGACGGTGCTCGACTGCCCGGTGGACGAGGCGACCGAGCACGCCGAGGCACTGGTCGACGCCCACCTGCTCAGCGTCTCCGGCACCGATCCGGCGGGGCAGTACCGGTATCGCTTTCACGACCTCGTCCGGCTTTTCGCCGCCGAACGCGCCGAGGCCGAGGAACCGGAGGACGAGCGCCGGCGGGTGCTTTCGCGCGGTCTGGGCGGCTGGCTCGCGCTCGCCGAACGGATGGCCGCGAAGATCCCCGGGCCCTGCTACGCCTCGATCAGCGGCAACGCGGTGCGCCCGCCGAGCGAGCACGTTCTCCGCGGCTTCCGCGACGAATGGGCGGACACCTGGTTCGACGCCGAGCGCGCCGCGTTGCTGTCGGCGGTCCGGCAGGCGTGCCGCCTCCGCGACGCCGAGCTGGCCTTCGACCTGGCCGGCTGCCTGGAGAAGTACTTCGACCTGCGCGGCATGTACGCCGACTGGGCCAAGCTCAACACCGAGGTGATGGCCGTCTGCCGCGGCACCGGGAACCGGCTCGGCGAAGCGGTGATGCTGCGCGGCCTGCTCGACGTGACCACGTGGATCACCGACGGGCGGGACGGCAACGCGATGGCCAGGCTGCACGCCGAAGCGCTCCGCCTGCTGGAGATGTTCACCAGGCTGGGGCACGAGCGCGGGATGTCCGACGCGGCGGTGATGTGCGCGTGGTCGTTCACCGCCACCGGCGCCCACACCGAGGCCGTCGCCATGGCGGAACGCGCGCTCCACCTCGCGGCGGGCTCGGACCACCTCGGCGGCCGGATCCGCGCGGAGCTGGCGCTCGCGGTGGCCCACTTCCAGAACCGGCGCGTGGACGTCGCGATCAGCCACGCGGACCACGCGCTGGACCACGCGCGTGTGCTGGGCAACCCGCGCTGCGTGGCCACCGCGCTGCAGTTCGCCGGCATCGGGCATCGCGAGCTGGGCAACTTCGACACGAGCAGGCGGATGCTCGAGGAATCACTGGCCATTTCCCGCCGCTACCGCGACAATTACACCGAGGTGCTGACCCTGCTCGCGCTGGCGCGCCTGCACTTCCAGCGCGGCGATCCGGAGGCGGTGCCCACGGTGAAGGCGTCGCTCGCGCTCAGCCGCGAGTACCGCATGACCCACCACCTGGCCGAGGCGCTCGAACTGCTCGGTGAGCTGGAACTCGCCGCGGGCGATCCGGCCGGGGCGGTGCCGCACCTGGAGGAGTCGGTGGCGCTCTGGCGCACCCGCGGCTGGCACTCGTTCCTGGCCACCGCGCTGACCGCGCTGGGCAAGGCCTACTCCAGCACCGATCCGCGAGCCGCGGTGGCGGCCTTCGACGAGGCGCGCGCGTTGTTCGACCAGGCCGGTGACCCCGGCAAGGCCGCCGAACTGGGACAGCTGGCCGAGCGCGCCGGTGCTTAG
- a CDS encoding response regulator transcription factor: MTTRVLLADDQEMIRTAFRMILSAQPDIEIVATVADGRAAVDEARRLRPDVCLLDIRMPGLDGLEATRLLAGAGVRDPLNVLIATTFDLDEYVYRALRNGACGFLLKDMSPALLVEAVRAAATGTSMVSPSVTVRLLSHLAPRRTPDAAPEPEPVEALTEREEAVVRLVARGHTNDEVAGHLHVSQATVKTHLSNVQRKLDARNRVEVAAWAWRTGLCAGD, translated from the coding sequence ATGACGACCCGGGTGCTGCTCGCCGACGACCAGGAAATGATCCGCACGGCCTTCCGGATGATCCTGTCCGCCCAGCCGGACATCGAGATCGTCGCCACGGTGGCCGACGGTCGCGCCGCCGTCGACGAAGCCCGCCGCCTGCGCCCGGACGTGTGCCTGCTCGACATCCGCATGCCCGGGCTGGACGGGCTGGAGGCCACCCGGCTGCTGGCCGGCGCCGGCGTGCGGGACCCGCTCAACGTGCTCATCGCCACCACCTTCGACCTCGACGAGTACGTCTACCGGGCGTTGCGCAACGGCGCGTGCGGTTTCCTGCTCAAGGACATGTCGCCCGCGCTGCTGGTGGAGGCGGTGCGCGCGGCCGCCACCGGGACCTCGATGGTGTCCCCGTCGGTGACCGTCCGATTGCTCTCGCACCTGGCACCGCGGCGCACGCCCGACGCCGCGCCCGAGCCGGAACCGGTGGAAGCGCTGACCGAACGCGAAGAGGCCGTGGTGCGGCTAGTCGCCCGCGGCCACACCAACGACGAGGTCGCCGGCCACCTGCACGTCAGCCAGGCGACGGTGAAAACGCACCTGTCCAACGTGCAGCGCAAGCTCGACGCTCGCAACCGGGTCGAAGTGGCCGCGTGGGCGTGGCGCACCGGCCTGTGCGCCGGCGACTGA
- a CDS encoding sensor histidine kinase, which translates to MPELFDRRSLPQRAAMVSIVVVALGLAVGEGFSAESVPTGIGLVLCAALPVFALVLTTVRPAAIVGIGAVSMAFTAYCWLARDWPDNTFGAVELAGLSYLLVRVVVQFPRLRAAGTATVLALAIGLLPLRIDEVENEYLGLMAAMLFVGVAFLVLLGLYLRLHDRRRADGFELAKQAQRLAYARDLHDFVAHHVTGIVAQTKAVRYTTAAGITPEPADLDAMLAGIELAGSRALASMRSMVTTLRDDEPVPHLPYRTIGEVVDAAVGGFSPTGPSVSTALDPELAARPLSGPVLDAAHHVVQESLTNVLRHAEDAVRVEVGARPGDDGLLELTVTDDGTPAPPGSGGHGLVGLAERVGAAGGSLVAGPAERGWRVTALLPVKGSSAP; encoded by the coding sequence ATGCCCGAACTGTTCGACCGGCGCAGCCTCCCGCAGCGCGCCGCCATGGTGTCCATCGTGGTCGTCGCCCTCGGTCTCGCCGTGGGCGAGGGCTTCAGCGCGGAGAGCGTGCCCACCGGGATCGGCCTGGTGCTGTGCGCGGCGCTGCCCGTCTTCGCGCTGGTGCTGACCACCGTGCGCCCGGCGGCCATCGTCGGCATCGGCGCGGTTTCGATGGCGTTCACCGCGTACTGCTGGCTGGCGCGGGACTGGCCGGACAACACCTTCGGCGCGGTCGAACTGGCCGGCCTGTCCTACCTGCTGGTCCGCGTGGTGGTGCAGTTCCCGCGGCTGAGGGCGGCGGGCACCGCCACCGTGCTGGCGCTGGCGATCGGGCTGCTGCCGCTGCGGATCGACGAGGTGGAGAACGAGTACCTCGGCCTGATGGCGGCCATGCTGTTCGTCGGGGTGGCCTTCCTGGTGCTGCTGGGCCTGTACCTGCGGTTGCACGACCGGCGCCGGGCCGACGGCTTCGAGCTGGCCAAGCAGGCGCAGCGGCTGGCCTACGCCCGCGACCTGCACGACTTCGTCGCCCACCACGTCACCGGCATCGTCGCCCAGACCAAGGCGGTCCGCTACACCACCGCCGCCGGCATCACGCCCGAACCCGCCGACCTGGACGCCATGCTGGCCGGGATCGAACTGGCCGGTTCGCGTGCGCTGGCCTCGATGCGCTCGATGGTGACCACCCTGCGCGACGACGAACCGGTGCCCCACCTGCCCTACCGCACGATCGGCGAGGTGGTGGACGCCGCCGTCGGCGGGTTCTCCCCCACCGGACCGTCGGTGAGCACCGCGCTCGACCCCGAACTCGCCGCCCGCCCGCTGTCCGGACCGGTGCTCGACGCCGCCCACCACGTGGTGCAGGAGTCGCTGACCAACGTGCTGCGCCACGCCGAGGACGCCGTCCGGGTGGAGGTCGGCGCCCGGCCGGGTGACGACGGGTTGCTGGAACTCACCGTCACCGACGACGGCACCCCCGCGCCGCCGGGCAGCGGCGGGCACGGGCTGGTCGGCCTCGCCGAACGCGTCGGCGCCGCGGGCGGCTCGCTCGTCGCGGGACCGGCCGAGCGAGGGTGGCGGGTCACCGCCCTGCTGCCGGTGAAGGGATCATCGGCACCATGA
- a CDS encoding AraC family transcriptional regulator — MPSTGELLYPQRAWDEAAWRLPDGAATGIRAYRGFRFDQRSLRADRPVPSPRVSVVLLCGGPGEGIEVALEPWAAYTLFGSPRNDRLPVPWLRAATGELRGIGEWRRRFVLLHSILRRRLAAGPPSAPAVRRAWHTLADTGGTVSMTCLARAAGSSERQLERRFRQQIGIPPKVAARLFRFRTALRLLSEGKAAAEVAAFCGFCDQGHLSREFTAMTGLSICRFFTRRRDSRPPLRIGADGRADGLVVPAGHGMAAFSKTDATGIEQSVPRAGENTSPGRSE, encoded by the coding sequence ATGCCATCGACAGGGGAACTGCTGTACCCGCAGAGAGCCTGGGACGAGGCGGCCTGGCGGCTGCCGGACGGCGCGGCGACCGGAATCCGCGCCTACCGCGGTTTCCGGTTCGACCAGCGCAGTCTCCGAGCGGATCGCCCCGTCCCGTCGCCACGCGTTTCGGTGGTGCTGCTCTGCGGCGGGCCGGGCGAGGGGATCGAGGTGGCGCTCGAACCGTGGGCCGCGTACACCTTGTTCGGCAGCCCGCGGAACGACCGGCTGCCCGTTCCGTGGCTGCGCGCGGCGACCGGGGAACTCCGCGGTATCGGCGAATGGCGGCGCAGGTTCGTTCTGCTGCATTCGATCCTGCGCCGCCGCCTGGCCGCCGGGCCGCCGAGCGCACCGGCGGTCCGGCGTGCCTGGCACACCCTCGCCGACACCGGCGGCACGGTGTCGATGACCTGCCTGGCGCGCGCCGCCGGTTCCAGTGAACGGCAACTGGAACGCCGATTCCGGCAGCAGATCGGCATTCCGCCGAAAGTCGCCGCGCGCCTGTTCCGCTTCCGCACCGCGTTGCGCCTGCTTTCCGAGGGAAAGGCCGCCGCCGAGGTCGCGGCTTTCTGCGGTTTCTGCGACCAGGGCCATCTCAGCCGTGAATTCACCGCGATGACCGGGCTGTCGATCTGCCGTTTCTTCACGCGGCGCCGGGATTCCAGGCCGCCGTTGCGAATCGGGGCGGACGGGCGGGCCGACGGGCTGGTGGTCCCGGCGGGCCACGGCATGGCGGCTTTCTCCAAGACGGACGCCACCGGCATCGAGCAAAGTGTGCCGCGAGCCGGGGAAAACACTTCTCCCGGCCGGAGCGAGTGA
- a CDS encoding FAD-binding oxidoreductase, which produces MIENNNEVPGYQLLAAHRPAVVVEASTSEDVRDAVRLAAARGEPVAVQATGHGLTRPLDGTGVLITTGGMTAVEVDPARRTARVEAGARWRDVIDAAAPHGLAPLSGSLPGVGAVSYTLGGGIGVLARRYGFAADHVRRVDLVTADGELRQVTHKTDPGLFWALRGGGGNFGVVTGIEIELMPVARLYGGTLTFDLARTPELLPAWYRWTAGLPEEMTSAVAAIALPGQHTGTVRIAYLGSQKDGDELLEPLRAMNPLADEVQEIPFTRSEAVFAEPDQPHAYRGDNLLLDAVDPDKLPALVERAGPGAPAMCVVGLRHLGGALSRPAGIPNAVGHRDAGYLLGVLSPTTPEQVPEVRALHDELLEPWSPHAVGRSLNFLFDDLDDLDAQEKIESAFDPADYWKLTALKADLDPAGLFRANFPLLPG; this is translated from the coding sequence ATGATCGAGAACAACAACGAAGTACCCGGTTACCAGCTGCTGGCCGCGCACCGGCCCGCGGTGGTCGTCGAGGCGTCCACCAGCGAAGACGTCCGCGACGCCGTGCGACTGGCGGCGGCCAGGGGCGAACCGGTCGCCGTGCAGGCCACCGGCCACGGGCTGACCCGGCCGCTCGACGGCACCGGCGTGCTGATCACCACCGGTGGCATGACCGCGGTCGAGGTCGACCCCGCGAGGCGCACGGCACGGGTCGAGGCGGGCGCGCGGTGGCGGGACGTGATCGACGCGGCGGCGCCGCACGGACTCGCGCCGCTGTCGGGCAGCCTTCCAGGAGTCGGCGCGGTTTCCTACACGCTGGGCGGCGGGATCGGCGTGCTGGCGCGGCGTTACGGCTTCGCGGCCGACCACGTCCGCCGCGTCGACCTGGTCACCGCCGACGGTGAACTCCGCCAGGTGACGCACAAAACGGACCCCGGCCTGTTCTGGGCGTTGCGCGGTGGTGGCGGCAATTTCGGTGTGGTCACCGGAATCGAGATCGAGCTGATGCCGGTCGCCCGCCTCTACGGCGGCACGCTCACCTTCGACCTCGCGCGGACCCCGGAACTGCTACCGGCCTGGTACCGGTGGACGGCCGGGCTGCCCGAGGAGATGACCTCGGCGGTGGCGGCGATCGCCCTTCCCGGACAGCACACCGGCACCGTGCGGATCGCCTACCTCGGGTCCCAAAAGGACGGTGATGAACTGCTGGAACCGTTGCGTGCCATGAATCCCCTGGCCGACGAGGTTCAGGAGATCCCGTTCACCCGGTCCGAAGCGGTCTTCGCCGAACCGGATCAGCCGCACGCCTACCGAGGTGACAACCTCCTGCTCGATGCCGTCGACCCGGACAAGCTGCCCGCGCTGGTCGAGCGAGCCGGTCCCGGCGCTCCGGCGATGTGCGTGGTCGGCCTGCGACATCTGGGCGGCGCGCTTTCGCGACCGGCCGGGATCCCGAACGCGGTCGGTCATCGCGACGCCGGATACCTGCTCGGGGTGCTCTCGCCGACCACACCCGAGCAGGTGCCCGAAGTGCGCGCGCTGCACGACGAACTGCTGGAACCCTGGTCGCCGCACGCGGTCGGGCGCTCGCTCAACTTCCTCTTCGACGATCTCGACGACCTCGACGCCCAGGAGAAGATCGAGTCCGCGTTCGATCCGGCGGACTACTGGAAGCTGACCGCGCTCAAGGCCGACCTCGACCCAGCTGGGCTCTTCCGCGCGAACTTCCCGCTCCTGCCCGGGTAG